One segment of Maridesulfovibrio ferrireducens DNA contains the following:
- the pta gene encoding phosphate acetyltransferase codes for MSINLYITATEEKSGKSAIALGVMQLLLRDIQNVAIFRPIINDNQTGSRDHDINLLMNYFNLDINYEDTYAYTLKEARELINNGKHSLLLENILNKYSKLEEKFDFVLCEGTDFQGKDQNFEFDINAEIAANLSCPVLLVANGRGKTTEDIIASTQLVIDALEDKGVDTVAAVINRITAPPSEMAEILSSIKCKTRCAQDLLVYGIAEDESLGNPSMNDVRKWLDASVLYGHGRLDTLVDDYVIAAMRIGNFLEYIEAGSLIITPGDRSDIILSSLASRLSTSFPDISGILLTGGLQPSASVHRLIEGWTGVPIPILSVDTNTYRTTQVLSELYGRIDPEDQRKTASALGTFESHVNINELRQRLVSTKSDKVTPKMFEYKLVQKAKANKQIIVLPEGTAERVLRAADMLTRRGVADIVLLGKADEVGSKISALGLDMHNVRILDPESSPQFESYCETYFKLREHKGIRMSDARDRMLDPTYFGSMMVYTGDADGMVSGSVTTTAQTIRPAFEFIKTKPGASIVSSVFLMCLKDRVLVFGDCAVNPNPNAEQLAEIALSSAQTARIFGVEPRIALLSYSTGQSGKGADVEKVKEAVRIAKERAPDLLIEGPLQYDAAIDPSVAKTKLPDSQVAGRATVFIFPDLNTGNNTYKAVQRSAEQSVAIGPILQGLNKPVNDLSRGCTVPDIVNTVAITAIQAQAEKGLI; via the coding sequence GTGTCTATAAATTTGTATATTACAGCCACCGAAGAGAAAAGCGGAAAGTCTGCAATCGCTTTGGGCGTAATGCAATTGTTACTTAGAGACATACAAAATGTCGCTATTTTCAGGCCTATTATTAATGATAATCAGACAGGTTCCCGCGACCATGATATCAATCTTTTAATGAATTATTTTAATCTTGATATCAATTATGAAGATACTTACGCTTACACTCTTAAAGAGGCTAGAGAGCTGATAAATAATGGCAAGCATTCATTGTTGCTAGAAAATATCCTGAATAAATACAGTAAGCTTGAAGAAAAATTTGATTTTGTTCTCTGTGAAGGAACCGATTTTCAGGGTAAAGACCAGAACTTTGAATTTGATATCAATGCGGAGATCGCCGCCAACCTCAGTTGTCCTGTTTTGCTTGTTGCAAACGGCAGAGGAAAAACAACAGAAGATATCATTGCTTCGACTCAGCTCGTAATTGATGCTTTGGAAGATAAGGGTGTAGACACCGTGGCTGCTGTAATCAATAGAATTACAGCTCCGCCTTCTGAAATGGCTGAAATCCTTTCCAGCATCAAATGTAAAACAAGATGCGCACAAGATTTGCTTGTTTACGGTATTGCTGAAGATGAAAGTCTTGGTAACCCCAGCATGAACGATGTGCGGAAATGGCTCGACGCTTCTGTTCTTTATGGCCACGGAAGACTTGATACTCTCGTAGACGACTACGTAATCGCCGCAATGCGTATTGGTAACTTCCTTGAATATATTGAAGCCGGAAGTTTGATCATTACTCCCGGTGATCGTTCAGATATCATTTTGAGCAGCCTTGCATCCAGATTATCCACTTCCTTTCCTGATATCTCCGGGATTCTTCTTACCGGTGGATTGCAGCCAAGTGCCAGCGTTCACAGGTTGATTGAAGGGTGGACTGGTGTACCGATTCCTATTCTGTCGGTAGATACTAATACTTATCGTACTACTCAGGTTCTTAGCGAACTCTACGGACGCATTGATCCTGAAGACCAGCGTAAAACAGCTTCCGCTCTGGGAACTTTTGAATCGCATGTTAATATTAATGAACTTAGACAGCGTCTTGTTTCTACAAAATCAGACAAAGTTACTCCGAAGATGTTTGAGTACAAGCTGGTTCAGAAGGCAAAGGCTAATAAGCAAATTATAGTCCTTCCTGAAGGAACAGCCGAAAGAGTTCTTCGTGCCGCTGATATGCTTACCCGTCGCGGTGTCGCTGATATCGTTCTGCTTGGTAAAGCAGATGAAGTCGGTTCTAAGATTTCTGCACTCGGTCTTGATATGCACAATGTCAGAATACTTGATCCTGAGTCTTCTCCTCAGTTTGAAAGCTATTGTGAAACTTATTTTAAGCTTCGCGAGCACAAAGGTATCCGCATGTCGGATGCCAGAGACAGAATGCTGGACCCAACTTACTTCGGTTCCATGATGGTCTATACAGGTGATGCAGATGGAATGGTTTCAGGTTCTGTTACTACAACTGCGCAGACAATTCGTCCCGCATTTGAGTTTATTAAGACAAAGCCCGGAGCATCTATTGTATCCAGTGTTTTCCTGATGTGCCTGAAGGATCGCGTTCTTGTATTCGGAGACTGCGCGGTTAACCCTAATCCTAATGCTGAACAGCTTGCAGAAATTGCTCTCAGTTCTGCTCAGACCGCTCGTATTTTCGGTGTAGAACCTAGAATTGCGTTACTTTCATACTCAACAGGGCAGTCTGGTAAAGGTGCTGATGTTGAAAAAGTTAAGGAAGCCGTCCGTATTGCAAAAGAGCGTGCTCCTGACCTGCTGATTGAAGGGCCTTTGCAGTATGACGCTGCAATCGATCCTTCGGTAGCTAAAACAAAACTTCCGGACAGTCAGGTGGCAGGACGAGCAACAGTGTTCATCTTCCCTGATCTAAATACCGGAAATAATACTTATAAAGCAGTGCAGCGTTCAGCTGAACAGTCCGTTGCAATCGGACCTATTCTGCAGGGACTTAACAAACCGGTAAACGACCTTTCCAGAGGTTGTACGGTTCCCGATATTGTAAACACCGTAGCGATAACCGCTATTCAAGCACAGGCGGAAAAGGGACTTATTTAA
- a CDS encoding acetate kinase yields MKILVINAGSSSIKYQLLDMTSGNPLASGIVERIGEEMGSLTHKAFLGTPKEFKEAIECAFPTHKEGMHEVVRLLTDPEKGVIKDSSEIAGIGHRIVHGGELFSKPVEVDAEVLQGIRDVIPLAPLHNPGHVIGIEVATELFPGVRQVVVFDTAFHQTMEPKAFMYGIPYEYYEEFALRRYGAHGTSHKYVAREAAKVLGKPLEECNLVTVHLGNGASLSAVKKGKCSDTSMGLTPLGGIIMGTRCGDLDPAIVGFISDKKDMSAAEVVTMFTNESGLKGICGSNDLRDIHSRIEKGDERAELALDMATHRVRQFIGSYFFELGKVDAIVFTAGIGENDPEYRARTCSDLENFGIIMDSDKNWNWDRTPSAISADDSPVKVFVIATNEELEIANDTVAVLGL; encoded by the coding sequence ATGAAAATATTAGTAATCAACGCTGGAAGCTCATCAATTAAATATCAACTTCTTGATATGACTTCAGGCAATCCTCTTGCTTCCGGCATTGTCGAACGTATCGGCGAAGAGATGGGCAGTCTTACTCACAAAGCATTTCTTGGAACTCCGAAAGAGTTTAAAGAAGCTATTGAATGTGCATTTCCTACACATAAAGAAGGAATGCACGAGGTGGTTCGCCTTCTAACCGACCCTGAAAAAGGGGTTATTAAAGATAGTTCAGAAATTGCCGGTATCGGTCATAGAATCGTGCACGGCGGAGAACTTTTTTCTAAACCTGTTGAAGTTGATGCAGAAGTACTTCAGGGAATCAGAGACGTTATTCCTTTGGCTCCTTTGCACAATCCCGGACATGTTATCGGGATTGAAGTTGCAACGGAACTGTTCCCCGGAGTAAGACAGGTTGTAGTGTTTGACACTGCTTTCCATCAGACAATGGAACCTAAAGCATTCATGTACGGTATCCCTTACGAATATTACGAAGAGTTTGCTCTTCGTCGTTACGGAGCACATGGAACTTCACATAAATATGTAGCTCGTGAAGCCGCTAAAGTTCTCGGTAAACCTCTTGAAGAGTGCAATCTTGTTACTGTTCATCTGGGCAATGGTGCTTCTCTTTCCGCTGTTAAAAAAGGAAAATGTAGCGATACTTCAATGGGACTGACTCCTCTTGGCGGGATCATAATGGGAACCCGCTGTGGAGATCTTGACCCAGCTATTGTCGGTTTTATCTCTGATAAAAAGGACATGAGTGCAGCTGAAGTTGTAACAATGTTTACCAATGAAAGCGGCTTGAAGGGCATTTGCGGTTCCAACGATCTTCGCGATATCCATTCCCGTATTGAAAAGGGTGATGAGCGTGCAGAACTGGCTCTTGATATGGCGACTCATAGAGTCCGTCAGTTCATAGGTTCTTATTTCTTCGAACTTGGCAAAGTTGATGCTATCGTCTTCACTGCCGGAATCGGTGAGAATGATCCTGAATACAGAGCTAGAACCTGTTCTGATCTCGAAAACTTTGGAATTATCATGGATTCTGACAAAAACTGGAATTGGGATAGAACTCCATCAGCAATCAGTGCCGATGACAGCCCTGTAAAAGTTTTTGTTATAGCGACAAATGAAGAGCTTGAAATTGCTAACGACACTGTTGCAGTTCTTGGATTGTAG
- a CDS encoding lactate utilization protein: MTVNSENVKLFTEKAGLVSAIVSEVSSLDEAFQYTIDLCGKKEACKLLVSGCEEGLSAKAGALCETKTGKTIAAPALNKKQFSSLGKLCSENGFDLLKDGLRKYLGGIDIGFTVVDHGIAETGTLVLKSRSEELRIATMISEVHVAVLPKSKIVGTSYELESFLEECMRAADYTAFITGASRTADIERVLAIGVHGPLELHILLLEDK; the protein is encoded by the coding sequence ATGACAGTCAATAGCGAAAATGTCAAACTTTTCACTGAAAAGGCCGGATTAGTGTCGGCCATAGTTTCAGAAGTGTCTTCTTTAGATGAAGCGTTCCAGTACACAATAGACCTTTGCGGCAAAAAAGAAGCTTGTAAATTACTTGTTTCCGGTTGTGAAGAAGGTCTTTCCGCTAAAGCCGGTGCTCTCTGTGAGACCAAGACCGGAAAAACCATAGCCGCGCCTGCCCTCAATAAAAAACAGTTTTCATCATTAGGCAAACTCTGTTCAGAGAATGGTTTTGACCTCTTGAAAGATGGTCTTCGTAAATATCTCGGTGGAATTGATATCGGTTTTACCGTTGTCGACCATGGAATTGCGGAAACCGGAACTCTTGTACTTAAGTCCCGCAGTGAAGAATTAAGAATTGCTACAATGATCAGTGAAGTTCATGTCGCTGTACTTCCTAAGTCTAAGATCGTCGGTACTTCCTATGAACTGGAATCATTCTTGGAAGAGTGTATGCGCGCTGCTGATTATACAGCGTTTATCACTGGTGCCAGCCGAACTGCTGACATTGAGCGAGTGCTTGCTATTGGTGTGCACGGCCCACTCGAACTTCATATTCTTCTTCTGGAGGACAAATAA
- the ldhH gene encoding L-lactate dehydrogenase (quinone) large subunit LdhH, with the protein MQDAKNFKEYKGQVREALDNDFLRTAMDNFAIAYRTSRANAFKEIDDKALIKDIAKAKACSTANIDELFVQFKEEAEKKGAVVHLAATAQEANEIIGRIAQEENCTKIVKSKSMTAEETLLNHHLEDLDLDVVETDLGEWIIQLRHEGPSHMVMPAIHLSRHQVSDTFTDATGKKQDDDIPKLVKVARRELRQKFTEADMGISGCNFAIAETGSIGIVTNEGNARLVTTLPRVHVALMGLDKLTPKLHDALRVLKVLPRNATGQAITSYVTWITGSNECAVAEDDRKKVHFVFLDNGRRALAKDPVFAEVLQCVRCGACANVCPVYRMVGGHKMGHIYIGAIGLILTYFFHGTDKAKNLVQNCINCGACKEICAGGIDLPALIKEIHARIQDEEGHSLPSAMLGKMMKNRKLFHKFLRIAKYAQKPVAGNDGFLRHLPMIFAPDHDFRSLPVVAEVPFRDMWSKVKPAKIANPKHKVAIFSGCVQDFVYPEQSVATVESMRGKDIGLEFPMDQSCCGLPLQMMGEKQACREVAIQNMEAFENSDCEYILTMCASCASHLKHNYPKMLGHDPKYAIRVQEFADKVIDYSSFMNDVVGIKEEDFLDSKGKKVTYHAPCHLCRGLDVKTAPRELMVKAGLDYVECAEEEVCCGFGGTYSVKFPKISEQLLSKKMHNVEETGAAVLLTDCPGCVMQLRGGAKKKGLDIEVRHVAELLSERRK; encoded by the coding sequence ATGCAGGATGCCAAAAATTTTAAAGAGTACAAAGGCCAAGTTAGAGAAGCTTTAGATAATGATTTCCTGCGGACTGCTATGGATAATTTCGCTATTGCTTATCGCACAAGCAGAGCAAATGCTTTTAAAGAAATTGATGATAAAGCTTTGATAAAAGATATTGCAAAAGCGAAAGCTTGTTCTACTGCAAATATAGACGAACTTTTTGTTCAGTTTAAAGAAGAAGCTGAAAAAAAAGGTGCCGTTGTTCATTTAGCAGCAACTGCTCAAGAAGCGAATGAAATAATCGGTCGTATTGCTCAGGAAGAAAACTGTACAAAGATTGTTAAGTCTAAATCCATGACCGCTGAGGAAACACTCCTCAATCATCATTTGGAAGACCTTGATCTGGATGTTGTCGAAACTGACCTCGGTGAGTGGATTATTCAGCTTCGTCATGAAGGTCCGAGCCACATGGTTATGCCTGCGATTCATCTTTCCCGCCATCAGGTCAGTGATACTTTTACTGACGCTACTGGCAAAAAGCAGGATGATGATATTCCGAAGCTTGTTAAAGTTGCTCGCCGTGAACTTCGTCAGAAATTTACTGAAGCTGATATGGGGATTTCCGGTTGTAACTTTGCAATCGCAGAAACTGGATCCATCGGTATCGTAACCAATGAAGGTAACGCCAGATTGGTTACCACTTTACCTAGAGTACATGTTGCTCTGATGGGACTTGATAAACTTACACCTAAATTGCATGACGCTTTACGTGTACTTAAAGTTTTGCCCCGTAATGCTACAGGGCAGGCTATCACTTCTTATGTTACCTGGATCACCGGGTCTAACGAGTGTGCCGTGGCTGAGGATGACAGGAAGAAAGTGCACTTCGTGTTTTTGGACAATGGAAGACGCGCTCTCGCTAAAGACCCGGTGTTCGCTGAAGTTCTTCAATGCGTTCGTTGCGGAGCATGTGCCAATGTCTGTCCTGTTTATCGCATGGTCGGCGGCCACAAGATGGGCCATATTTATATAGGGGCTATCGGCCTCATTCTCACTTACTTTTTCCATGGAACTGATAAAGCTAAAAACCTTGTTCAGAACTGTATCAACTGTGGTGCATGTAAGGAAATCTGCGCAGGCGGTATTGATCTTCCTGCTCTGATTAAAGAAATTCATGCCAGAATTCAGGACGAGGAAGGACATTCTCTTCCATCGGCTATGCTGGGCAAGATGATGAAAAACCGTAAACTGTTCCACAAATTCCTGCGTATAGCAAAATATGCTCAGAAACCTGTGGCAGGCAATGACGGTTTCCTTCGCCATCTGCCCATGATTTTTGCTCCTGATCATGATTTCAGATCATTACCGGTGGTTGCTGAAGTTCCTTTCCGCGATATGTGGTCTAAAGTTAAGCCTGCGAAGATTGCAAATCCAAAACACAAAGTCGCGATTTTCTCCGGCTGTGTTCAGGATTTCGTTTACCCTGAGCAGTCTGTAGCCACTGTGGAAAGTATGCGCGGTAAGGATATCGGACTTGAATTTCCTATGGATCAGTCTTGTTGCGGTCTTCCATTGCAGATGATGGGAGAAAAACAAGCGTGTAGAGAAGTAGCAATTCAGAATATGGAAGCTTTTGAAAATTCAGATTGTGAATATATTTTGACCATGTGTGCTTCTTGTGCATCACATCTCAAACATAATTATCCAAAAATGCTTGGCCATGATCCTAAATATGCAATTCGTGTTCAAGAGTTTGCAGATAAGGTTATAGACTACAGTTCCTTTATGAACGATGTGGTCGGAATTAAAGAAGAAGACTTCCTTGATTCAAAGGGTAAAAAAGTTACTTATCATGCTCCTTGTCACCTTTGCAGAGGGTTGGACGTAAAAACCGCTCCTCGTGAGTTGATGGTTAAAGCAGGACTCGACTACGTAGAATGTGCTGAAGAAGAAGTATGTTGCGGATTCGGAGGAACTTACTCAGTTAAGTTCCCTAAAATATCTGAACAGTTGCTTTCTAAGAAAATGCACAATGTAGAAGAAACTGGTGCAGCTGTTCTGCTTACCGATTGTCCCGGTTGTGTTATGCAGCTTCGCGGTGGTGCTAAGAAGAAAGGCCTTGATATAGAAGTCCGTCATGTTGCGGAACTTTTATCCGAGCGCAGAAAATAG
- a CDS encoding methyl-accepting chemotaxis protein, with amino-acid sequence MFKNLSIGGRFFVLLLVMFLFLILSGTMFMMQNQELADYGMSEIQKVMFEEEKGKIEVATKTIAISLGEELKDVYGQDDKVEFIRKAVDKIRFEKDKSGYFFVYKGTVNVALPTKKAVQGKDLKNAKDKNGVYFVQDLARAALSGGGFVSYVFDKPGKGIQPKLGYAEMIPGTDMWIGTGVYIDNIDEVKARINGEMISNAKSGTIKIGLIVGAVLIFLVLPLCLYMIRTIVRPLHESTEAASKVASGDLEVKLNPQGRNEISTLQSALNSMVVTLSSNLENIKAKGAEAEEQTRVAKLAAAEADEARRQAEGAKKEGMQTAADKLESVLKNIVEISKNVEQSTEEIMTGSDFQKQRIAETATAMEEMTATVLEVAQSASETNKDTEQTRNKATEGHQVVQGTIESMLGIQKQTNDLEELMDKLNTQSTDIGKVIGVINDIADQTNLLALNAAIEAARAGDAGRGFAVVADEVRKLAEKTIGATDEVEKSIALIQNLAKQNISGMQSAVKAISGATEYSRTSGDVLAEIVKLAGNAAGQVQSIATAAEEQSATSEEINRSIAEIDSMTEDNAKNSMRAAEGAKDLSGEVDALVALVEELRR; translated from the coding sequence ATGTTTAAAAATTTATCGATTGGCGGCAGATTTTTCGTACTGTTGCTGGTGATGTTTTTGTTTCTAATTCTTAGTGGAACGATGTTTATGATGCAAAATCAGGAGCTTGCTGACTACGGAATGAGTGAGATTCAAAAAGTCATGTTTGAAGAGGAAAAAGGTAAAATTGAGGTTGCGACTAAAACGATTGCAATTTCTCTCGGAGAAGAACTGAAAGACGTTTATGGTCAGGATGATAAAGTTGAATTTATAAGAAAAGCAGTTGATAAAATCAGGTTCGAAAAAGATAAGTCAGGATATTTCTTTGTATACAAGGGGACTGTTAACGTTGCACTGCCTACGAAAAAAGCTGTTCAGGGTAAAGATTTAAAGAACGCCAAAGATAAAAATGGTGTATATTTTGTTCAGGATCTTGCACGTGCAGCTCTAAGTGGCGGCGGTTTTGTTTCTTATGTTTTTGATAAGCCCGGTAAAGGGATTCAGCCGAAACTAGGCTACGCAGAAATGATACCCGGCACGGATATGTGGATTGGAACAGGGGTTTACATTGATAATATCGATGAAGTTAAAGCCCGTATCAATGGTGAGATGATAAGCAATGCTAAGTCCGGTACTATTAAGATTGGGTTAATAGTCGGGGCTGTTTTAATTTTTTTAGTTTTACCACTTTGTCTGTATATGATCCGGACGATTGTTCGTCCTTTGCATGAATCGACTGAAGCTGCCAGTAAAGTTGCTTCAGGTGATCTTGAAGTAAAGCTTAATCCGCAGGGCAGAAATGAAATTTCTACTTTGCAAAGTGCTTTAAATTCAATGGTCGTTACTTTGTCGTCTAATCTTGAAAATATAAAAGCGAAAGGCGCGGAGGCTGAAGAGCAGACCCGTGTTGCCAAGCTGGCCGCTGCGGAAGCAGATGAAGCGCGTCGTCAGGCCGAAGGGGCTAAGAAAGAAGGTATGCAGACTGCTGCGGATAAACTTGAGTCTGTTTTAAAAAATATAGTTGAAATTTCTAAAAATGTTGAACAGAGCACTGAAGAAATAATGACCGGAAGTGATTTCCAGAAACAGCGCATAGCAGAAACTGCCACAGCAATGGAAGAGATGACAGCGACTGTTCTTGAGGTTGCTCAGAGTGCTTCTGAAACGAACAAAGACACGGAACAAACAAGAAATAAAGCTACCGAAGGACATCAAGTTGTTCAAGGGACCATTGAGTCGATGCTGGGTATTCAAAAGCAGACTAATGATCTTGAAGAACTGATGGATAAGCTTAATACTCAATCAACTGATATCGGAAAGGTTATCGGCGTAATTAATGACATTGCCGATCAGACAAATCTATTGGCTCTTAATGCTGCAATTGAAGCTGCCAGAGCAGGGGATGCCGGTCGAGGTTTTGCGGTTGTTGCTGATGAGGTTCGTAAGCTTGCAGAAAAAACAATCGGTGCAACAGATGAAGTTGAAAAGAGCATTGCTTTGATTCAAAACCTAGCAAAACAGAACATATCGGGTATGCAGAGCGCTGTTAAAGCAATTAGCGGTGCTACTGAGTATTCAAGGACGTCTGGTGATGTTCTTGCTGAAATTGTTAAGCTTGCAGGAAATGCTGCGGGACAGGTTCAGTCCATTGCCACAGCAGCAGAGGAGCAGTCGGCAACATCAGAAGAGATTAATCGCAGTATCGCCGAAATTGATTCTATGACAGAAGATAATGCGAAAAATAGTATGCGTGCTGCAGAGGGCGCAAAAGATCTCTCCGGTGAAGTTGATGCGCTTGTTGCTCTGGTTGAAGAATTACGTAGATAA
- a CDS encoding Dabb family protein: MIKHIVMWTLKDEAEGGTAVQNGLKIKEILENLSGKIDTLKHIEVSVDIFEASPACNVVLYSEFDTKEDLDAYQIHPLHQECGVFIKQVALSRSAVDYVI, from the coding sequence ATGATTAAGCATATTGTTATGTGGACGTTGAAGGATGAAGCTGAAGGTGGAACTGCTGTTCAAAACGGGTTGAAAATTAAAGAAATTCTTGAAAATCTGTCTGGAAAGATCGATACCCTTAAACATATTGAAGTAAGTGTAGACATTTTTGAAGCATCTCCGGCTTGCAATGTAGTACTTTATTCTGAATTTGATACAAAAGAAGATCTTGATGCCTATCAGATTCATCCTTTGCATCAGGAATGTGGTGTTTTTATCAAACAGGTAGCGTTATCCCGAAGTGCTGTTGATTACGTGATATAG
- a CDS encoding methyl-accepting chemotaxis protein gives MFKNLSIGSRFFFLLALMVLFLIVTGVLFLGAIRDITEYGVSETQKVMLADQKDKIHVATKSMALSIGEELKDITGEDERLKFIRKALDPIRYEKDNSGYFFVYKGTVNMVMPPKKSLQGKDLGGLKDHNGLFLVRELETVAQGGGGFVTYEFEKPGAGVQPKVSYAQMIPGTSMWIGTGVYIDNIDREKARISGAMNESANSLTMKILLGAGGVFLIFILPLSLYLIRTIVTPLRESTEAATSVAEGNLDVSLDPQGRNEISTLQQALNSMVSTLSQNIESIKLKEAEAQEATKIAQKAAAEAQEATKRAEGAKKEGMLAAAEKLQAVIDRVSTITDEVTASAEEILSGSEFQKQRVAETATAMEEMNVTVLEVARNASETSESSEMSMEKAGEGAEMVQDTIVAMTDIQDRTAKLKETMEQLGRQSVEIGNVLGVINDIADQTNLLALNAAIEAARAGDAGRGFAVVADEVRKLAEKTIGATEEVESSINSIQQLARENVKGMDATVSAVEKATDLSRTSGNMLTEIVELARNSADQVRSIATAAEEQSATSEEINRSVGEIDSMTEENSRNSQKASDGTRNLSEEVRELLDLVEELRRGD, from the coding sequence ATGTTTAAAAATTTATCAATCGGATCCAGATTTTTCTTTCTGTTAGCTCTGATGGTTCTATTTTTGATTGTAACCGGAGTTCTTTTTCTAGGAGCTATCCGCGATATTACAGAATATGGAGTAAGCGAGACTCAAAAGGTCATGCTTGCAGATCAGAAAGATAAGATACATGTAGCTACTAAGAGCATGGCACTTTCCATTGGTGAAGAGTTAAAGGATATTACGGGCGAAGATGAGAGGTTAAAGTTTATACGTAAAGCTTTGGACCCGATCAGATATGAAAAGGACAATTCCGGGTACTTTTTTGTATATAAGGGTACTGTTAATATGGTTATGCCTCCCAAGAAGTCCTTGCAGGGTAAGGATCTCGGAGGACTCAAGGATCATAACGGGCTTTTCCTTGTTCGGGAGTTAGAAACCGTTGCCCAAGGTGGCGGTGGTTTTGTTACTTACGAATTTGAAAAGCCTGGAGCTGGAGTTCAGCCGAAGGTCAGTTATGCACAGATGATTCCCGGAACTAGTATGTGGATAGGAACCGGCGTTTATATTGATAATATTGATCGTGAAAAGGCTCGTATAAGTGGCGCTATGAATGAAAGCGCAAACTCTCTTACTATGAAGATTCTGCTCGGGGCCGGCGGAGTTTTTCTTATTTTCATATTACCTTTAAGTCTCTATCTTATCAGAACAATTGTTACTCCTCTACGCGAATCAACCGAAGCTGCAACATCTGTAGCTGAGGGTAACCTTGATGTAAGTCTTGATCCGCAAGGTAGAAATGAAATTTCAACGCTGCAACAAGCTTTGAATTCAATGGTTTCTACTCTGTCTCAGAATATTGAGAGTATTAAGCTAAAGGAAGCAGAAGCTCAGGAAGCAACTAAGATTGCTCAGAAGGCTGCTGCTGAAGCTCAGGAAGCAACTAAGCGTGCGGAAGGGGCAAAGAAGGAAGGTATGTTGGCTGCTGCTGAAAAGTTGCAGGCCGTTATTGACCGTGTTTCTACAATCACTGATGAAGTTACTGCCAGTGCTGAAGAAATTCTGAGTGGAAGTGAGTTTCAGAAGCAGAGAGTGGCCGAGACTGCAACAGCAATGGAAGAAATGAACGTTACTGTTCTTGAAGTTGCCCGAAATGCTTCTGAAACAAGTGAAAGCTCTGAGATGTCTATGGAAAAGGCCGGCGAAGGCGCTGAAATGGTTCAAGATACTATTGTTGCTATGACGGACATTCAGGATAGAACAGCCAAGCTCAAGGAGACAATGGAACAACTCGGCAGGCAGTCTGTTGAAATCGGAAATGTACTTGGTGTCATCAATGATATTGCCGACCAGACAAATCTTCTCGCTCTGAATGCTGCTATCGAAGCCGCAAGGGCCGGAGATGCCGGAAGAGGATTCGCAGTTGTCGCCGATGAAGTACGTAAGCTAGCAGAAAAGACAATTGGTGCAACAGAAGAAGTTGAAAGTAGCATCAATTCTATTCAGCAGTTGGCGCGCGAAAATGTTAAGGGCATGGATGCAACAGTAAGTGCTGTTGAAAAGGCCACTGACCTTTCTCGCACTTCAGGAAATATGCTTACTGAAATTGTTGAATTGGCTCGAAATTCAGCAGATCAGGTTCGCTCTATTGCAACAGCCGCTGAGGAACAATCTGCAACCTCTGAAGAGATTAATCGTAGCGTCGGTGAAATTGATTCCATGACTGAAGAGAACTCCAGAAATAGTCAAAAGGCATCTGATGGAACCCGTAATTTGTCGGAAGAAGTTCGAGAATTGCTTGATCTGGTTGAAGAATTAAGGCGCGGCGACTAA